Proteins encoded in a region of the Calditrichota bacterium genome:
- a CDS encoding efflux RND transporter periplasmic adaptor subunit produces the protein MRRLFLWLVIVLLAGLMAFRFLQRRQAKASRTIYEIQSVEGFPVKVAPAASGQFKLTRRVSGTIVGRAEAEIVPMIGEYVARVMVREGQRVDEGAIICELSRENPSASYQQARLAYDNAVREYDRISALFEKGAVSRQVFDGVTLARDIAKRNYDASERLLTLTSPIGGVVTELKAEPGRFAAPGMPLGKVVASDKLRLQVELPAGDRGLLETGTRCRVFADGSESSGRVERLAFSADKEARSFTAWIAIDERPDAVSFSPGLMAEAELYVLDLQEAMQVEPEALQRHGDRWFVYVVESDRARRVPVVLGGRNHAAAWIQSGLEAGAQVVVSGAEILEDGARVRIINAG, from the coding sequence ATGAGACGCCTATTCCTCTGGCTGGTCATCGTCCTACTGGCTGGCCTGATGGCTTTCCGGTTCCTGCAGCGGCGCCAGGCCAAAGCCTCGCGCACCATCTATGAAATTCAATCTGTCGAAGGCTTTCCGGTCAAGGTCGCACCTGCGGCTTCAGGACAATTCAAGTTGACCCGGCGGGTATCAGGCACCATTGTCGGTCGCGCCGAAGCGGAGATCGTTCCGATGATCGGCGAGTATGTTGCGCGGGTAATGGTGCGTGAAGGCCAGCGTGTCGATGAAGGCGCTATCATCTGCGAACTCTCGCGCGAGAATCCCTCGGCGTCGTATCAACAAGCCAGGTTGGCCTATGACAACGCCGTCCGGGAGTATGACCGGATTTCGGCGCTCTTCGAGAAGGGCGCAGTATCAAGGCAGGTCTTCGACGGCGTCACACTTGCCCGGGACATCGCCAAGCGGAATTACGACGCCTCTGAGCGGCTGCTGACCCTCACCAGTCCGATAGGTGGCGTAGTTACCGAACTTAAGGCTGAGCCGGGACGCTTTGCGGCACCCGGTATGCCACTCGGCAAAGTCGTCGCGAGCGACAAACTACGCTTGCAGGTCGAACTACCGGCCGGCGATCGCGGCCTGCTGGAAACCGGCACTCGCTGCAGGGTCTTCGCGGACGGGAGCGAGTCATCCGGGCGCGTTGAACGGCTGGCTTTTTCGGCGGATAAGGAGGCACGCTCCTTTACCGCCTGGATTGCCATCGACGAGCGTCCCGATGCGGTCTCATTCAGTCCCGGTCTAATGGCCGAAGCCGAACTTTACGTTTTAGATCTGCAGGAGGCCATGCAAGTCGAACCTGAGGCGCTGCAACGTCATGGAGACCGCTGGTTCGTCTATGTCGTTGAATCCGACCGGGCGCGTCGCGTTCCGGTTGTATTGGGCGGGCGAAATCACGCTGCAGCCTGGATTCAGAGCGGACTCGAAGCCGGTGCTCAGGTCGTCGTTTCCGGCGCAGAAATCCTCGAAGACGGCGCCCGGGTCCGCATCATTAACGCAGGTTAG
- a CDS encoding efflux RND transporter permease subunit, translating into MKLADISIRRPILMTMVIGAFVVMGLFSLTRLGIDIFPDVEFPFVVATLIYPGAGPEEMERLVAEPVEEEISSIGGLKHVTSISQEGLTLVLCEFDLKMSVDLAALDVRDKIDLIRWKLPRDLQDPVIQKWDFASMPIIDLAVTSPRALEETFEIAEDDVKHGLTRIRGVAGINLTGGKEREIQVHLSRRQLREYNLAPEAVTAFIGAANLNIPAGHISRRKSEISIRMQGEFQNLADLEALEIPLKENRKVRLDQLGWIEDGFKEVRERATFNGESSIGVGLIKRSDANTVQTAADVFKELEKIRTALPPDVKIDIVRDRSQFIKDSVDDVFGNLIIGALLTAVVLFIFLHSLPATVIAAISIPTSVIATFILIDFAGFTLNFMSLMGLAISVGILTANSIVVLENIERYRQMGKSSLEAASIGTKEIALAVTASTLTNVVVFTPMAFMSGITGQFFKQFGLTVTFATLFSLLVSFTLTPMMASRPIKKVIYATLGVLIFLVVWWRLGIDPALLLLMVLAFTALAQGYGWLDKFAQWWDRLDLIWREEYRKILTWALRHKIATLGLVTLLFFGSFALLIFGFIGAEFFPKTDTGTFTVVVEMPIATALGETDAVVTDIARRITRKPYVKSVFASSGKTEYSGQGTGQGVELGMVIVRMVDQEFRPMKTSEFMDLLRPELANIPDAKIRVKEADPMGGGGQSDMQIEIIGRETEQLLGLADSLMSRMHVLGGLINIESSWKIGKPEIRALPHRERVADQGLSIASLGMTLRHLVEGEVASKFRDRGEEHDIRVRLDPAEIASGEEIGALYIKTGDRQVLLSDLAEVGYAEGPSSISHKDKNRIVYVYADIGVGTLGEKVGQLRAYTDQLTLPEGYTIHYGGEAEQMAESFGELLRALLLATILTYMLMAAILESFKHPFTIILTLPLGLIGVLLALFLTNNTISLFSMMAMVMLVGIVVNNGILLLDYTTTLRRQGVPIDEAILQACPVRLRPILMTNLASAIGMLPLALGLGAGGEFRSPLAIVSIGGLVSSTVFTLVVIPVIYRMFEGKKAT; encoded by the coding sequence GTGAAACTCGCTGACATATCGATCCGCCGTCCTATCCTGATGACGATGGTAATAGGCGCCTTTGTGGTGATGGGGCTTTTCTCGCTTACCCGGCTCGGAATCGACATCTTTCCCGACGTCGAATTCCCCTTCGTCGTCGCCACGCTCATCTACCCCGGAGCCGGACCGGAAGAGATGGAACGGCTGGTCGCCGAACCGGTCGAAGAGGAGATCAGTTCCATCGGCGGCTTGAAACATGTAACGTCGATCTCGCAAGAGGGTCTAACCCTCGTCCTCTGCGAGTTTGACCTGAAGATGAGTGTCGATCTCGCCGCTCTCGACGTTCGCGACAAGATCGACCTGATCCGCTGGAAACTGCCCCGGGATTTGCAGGATCCGGTGATTCAGAAGTGGGATTTCGCCAGTATGCCGATCATCGACCTGGCGGTAACGTCACCGCGGGCGCTGGAGGAGACCTTCGAAATCGCTGAGGATGACGTCAAGCACGGACTTACCCGTATCCGCGGTGTTGCCGGCATCAACCTGACCGGTGGCAAGGAGAGAGAGATCCAGGTTCATCTTTCGCGCCGGCAGCTTCGGGAATATAACCTCGCTCCCGAAGCGGTAACCGCCTTCATCGGAGCCGCCAATCTCAACATCCCGGCCGGGCACATCTCCCGTCGCAAGAGTGAGATTTCCATCCGGATGCAGGGCGAATTTCAGAACCTCGCTGACCTGGAAGCGCTTGAGATTCCTCTGAAGGAGAATCGCAAGGTGCGCCTTGACCAGCTCGGCTGGATCGAAGACGGCTTCAAGGAGGTACGCGAACGCGCCACGTTCAACGGCGAATCGTCTATCGGAGTCGGTCTCATCAAACGGTCGGACGCCAATACGGTTCAGACTGCCGCTGACGTATTCAAGGAACTCGAGAAAATCCGCACCGCACTCCCGCCCGACGTCAAGATCGACATTGTCCGGGACCGGAGCCAATTCATCAAAGACTCGGTCGATGACGTCTTCGGCAACCTGATCATCGGCGCTCTACTGACCGCCGTCGTCCTCTTCATATTCCTCCATAGTTTACCCGCGACGGTGATCGCGGCGATATCGATACCGACATCCGTCATTGCGACCTTCATCCTGATCGACTTCGCCGGCTTCACCCTCAACTTTATGTCTCTGATGGGACTGGCAATCTCGGTAGGAATCCTGACCGCCAATTCCATTGTAGTGCTGGAGAATATCGAGCGTTATCGGCAGATGGGGAAGTCGTCCCTTGAGGCTGCCTCCATTGGCACCAAAGAGATCGCGCTGGCGGTTACAGCCTCGACCCTGACCAATGTCGTCGTATTCACGCCTATGGCCTTCATGTCGGGGATCACGGGGCAGTTCTTCAAGCAGTTTGGGCTTACCGTAACCTTTGCCACGCTCTTCTCGCTGCTGGTCTCATTCACCTTGACACCGATGATGGCGTCACGACCGATCAAGAAGGTCATTTACGCTACGCTTGGAGTTCTCATTTTTCTGGTGGTATGGTGGAGATTGGGCATCGATCCGGCGCTGCTGCTCCTGATGGTCCTGGCCTTTACGGCATTAGCCCAAGGTTATGGCTGGCTCGATAAGTTCGCTCAGTGGTGGGATAGGTTGGACTTGATCTGGCGGGAGGAGTATCGCAAAATCCTCACCTGGGCACTGCGCCATAAGATTGCGACGCTCGGGCTGGTGACGCTGCTATTCTTTGGGTCCTTTGCTCTTCTCATATTCGGGTTCATCGGCGCCGAGTTTTTCCCCAAGACCGACACCGGGACCTTCACAGTAGTCGTTGAGATGCCGATTGCAACCGCCCTCGGTGAAACCGATGCCGTTGTAACCGACATAGCCCGCCGCATTACCCGGAAACCATATGTAAAGTCGGTCTTTGCATCGAGTGGCAAGACCGAGTATAGCGGGCAGGGCACGGGACAGGGCGTCGAGTTGGGAATGGTGATCGTCCGAATGGTCGATCAAGAGTTTCGGCCCATGAAGACATCCGAGTTTATGGACTTACTCCGCCCTGAGTTGGCCAATATCCCCGACGCCAAGATTCGGGTCAAGGAAGCCGACCCGATGGGCGGCGGAGGCCAGTCCGACATGCAGATCGAGATCATTGGCCGTGAAACCGAGCAACTGCTGGGACTGGCCGACAGTTTGATGAGCCGGATGCACGTCCTCGGCGGGCTGATCAACATCGAATCGAGTTGGAAGATCGGCAAGCCGGAGATTCGCGCGCTGCCGCATCGCGAGCGCGTCGCCGATCAAGGACTCTCAATAGCCAGTCTCGGTATGACACTCCGCCACCTGGTTGAGGGCGAAGTTGCATCGAAGTTTCGGGATCGCGGCGAAGAACACGACATCAGGGTCCGTCTCGATCCTGCCGAGATTGCCTCTGGCGAGGAGATTGGCGCTCTTTATATAAAGACCGGTGACCGACAGGTGTTGCTCTCAGATCTGGCCGAAGTAGGCTACGCCGAGGGACCTTCCTCGATCTCACATAAGGACAAGAACCGCATCGTCTATGTCTATGCCGATATCGGCGTAGGGACGTTGGGCGAGAAGGTCGGTCAGTTGCGCGCCTATACCGATCAACTGACCCTGCCCGAAGGCTACACAATTCACTATGGCGGTGAAGCCGAGCAGATGGCGGAGTCGTTTGGGGAACTGCTAAGAGCGCTCCTCCTCGCGACGATCCTCACCTATATGTTGATGGCGGCGATCCTGGAGTCGTTCAAGCATCCCTTCACAATTATACTGACCCTGCCGTTGGGGCTGATCGGTGTACTCCTGGCGCTCTTCCTGACCAACAACACCATCTCTCTCTTTTCAATGATGGCAATGGTGATGCTGGTCGGGATTGTCGTCAACAACGGCATTCTGCTGCTTGATTATACTACCACCCTCAGGCGCCAGGGAGTGCCCATCGACGAGGCGATCCTGCAAGCCTGTCCGGTGCGGCTCAGGCCAATCCTGATGACCAACCTCGCCAGCGCTATCGGAATGCTGCCGCTGGCTCTGGGGCTTGGCGCCGGTGGAGAATTTCGGTCCCCGCTTGCAATCGTCTCGATAGGCGGGCTCGTCTCTTCGACGGTCTTCACTTTGGTAGTGATTCCGGTGATTTACCGGATGTTCGAGGGGAAAAAGGCAACGTAA